The following proteins come from a genomic window of Nitrospirota bacterium:
- the mdh gene encoding malate dehydrogenase: MKKKVSVIGAGNVGASLAQMIVQQGLADVVLFDIAEGIPQGKALDLAEACPVWGSSSSVVGTNDYAATEGSDIIVITAGLARKPGMSRDDLLHANAKVVADVAENTARRSPEAIIIVVTNPMDVMAQVSLKVSGFASRRVVGMGGVLDAARFRTFVAWELKVSPEDVEALVCGGHGDLMVPMPRFTTVRGVSITELLPKERIDALVERTRHGGAEIVSLLKTGSAYYAPAASTCQMVEAVLLDKQRMMPCSAYLDGEYGAQGVYTGVPVILGEGGVEKIVELKLTTQEQQELDKSIGAVKMLVEKLNL, translated from the coding sequence ATGAAGAAAAAGGTCTCGGTCATTGGCGCAGGCAACGTGGGCGCGTCGCTCGCCCAGATGATCGTTCAGCAGGGGCTTGCCGATGTGGTGCTGTTCGATATCGCCGAAGGAATTCCGCAGGGAAAGGCGCTCGACCTCGCCGAGGCCTGCCCGGTCTGGGGCTCGTCCTCGTCTGTCGTCGGGACGAACGATTATGCGGCGACAGAGGGCTCGGATATCATCGTTATCACCGCAGGACTCGCCCGCAAGCCGGGTATGAGCAGGGATGACCTGCTGCACGCCAATGCGAAGGTCGTCGCCGATGTTGCGGAGAATACCGCCAGGCGGTCGCCGGAGGCGATCATCATTGTCGTTACCAACCCCATGGATGTCATGGCGCAGGTGAGCCTCAAGGTCTCGGGCTTTGCATCGCGCCGCGTCGTGGGCATGGGAGGTGTCCTCGATGCCGCCCGCTTCAGGACCTTCGTGGCCTGGGAGCTCAAGGTCTCTCCCGAAGATGTGGAGGCCCTGGTTTGCGGCGGCCACGGCGATCTGATGGTGCCGATGCCTCGGTTTACTACGGTGCGGGGCGTCTCGATTACCGAGCTGCTTCCGAAAGAGCGGATCGATGCCCTTGTCGAGAGGACGAGGCACGGCGGCGCGGAGATCGTTTCATTGCTGAAGACCGGCAGCGCCTACTATGCTCCCGCGGCTTCGACCTGCCAGATGGTCGAGGCGGTCCTTCTCGATAAGCAACGGATGATGCCCTGCTCCGCCTATCTGGACGGCGAGTACGGAGCACAAGGAGTTTATACCGGCGTGCCCGTCATCCTGGGAGAGGGGGGCGTCGAGAAGATCGTCGAACTGAAGCTCACCACGCAGGAGCAGCAGGAACTCGATAAATCGATCGGAGCGGTCAAGATGCTCGTCGAAAAACTGAATCTCTAA
- the ndk gene encoding nucleoside-diphosphate kinase, translating to MERTLSIIKPDAVKKNVIGEIVGRFEKKGLRIAAMKKIHLSKEEAEGFYIVHKDKPFYGSLTGFMSEGPIVVMVLEGENAIAKNREIMGATNPANAAPGTIRKDFAESIERNAVHGSDAPETAKFEIAYFFSALEIL from the coding sequence ATGGAAAGGACCTTGTCCATTATCAAACCCGACGCGGTAAAGAAGAACGTTATCGGTGAGATCGTCGGCAGATTCGAGAAGAAGGGGCTGCGGATCGCAGCGATGAAGAAGATTCATCTCTCCAAGGAGGAGGCAGAGGGCTTCTATATAGTCCATAAAGACAAGCCCTTTTACGGCAGTCTCACCGGCTTCATGTCGGAGGGGCCTATTGTCGTGATGGTCCTCGAGGGCGAAAACGCCATCGCGAAGAACAGGGAGATCATGGGCGCGACGAATCCCGCGAACGCGGCGCCCGGAACCATCAGGAAGGACTTCGCCGAGAGCATAGAGCGCAACGCGGTCCACGGCTCGGATGCGCCCGAGACCGCGAAGTTCGAGATCGCCTACTTCTTCTCCGCCCTCGAAATCCTGTAG